AAGGAAGAAATAGAAAATAAATATATGGTTGAAAGAATATGTAAAGTTTGTAATGGAAAAAGGTTAAAACCAGAAGTTCTTTCTGTAACTGTTGGGGATAAAAATATCATGGAGATATGTGAATTGAGTATAAAAGATTCACTTAAATTTTTCTTGATTTGAAACTTACTAATAAACAAGAGATGATAGCCAAAGAAATCTTGAAAGAAATAAGAGAAAGACTTACATTTATGATAAATGTAGGACTTGATTATTTAAATCTTGCTCGTGAAACAAAAACCCTTTCAGGAGGGGAAGCTCAAAGAATAAGACTTGCAACTCAGATAGGGTCAGGACTTACAGGAGTGCTTTATGTATTAGATGAGCCAAGTATTGGACTTCATCAAAAAGACAATGACAAGCTTCTCGCTACTTTAGGAAGGCTTAAAGATTTGGGAAATACTTTGATAGTTGTAGAACATGATGAAGATACTATGCTTCAAGCTGATGAGATACTGGATTTAGGACCAGGAGCTGGAGATTTTGGTGGAGAAATAGTTGCCTATGGAAGTCCTAAAGAAGTGATGGAAAATAAGGAATCTATTACAGGAAAATATCTAAAAGGAGAATTAAAAATAGATATACCTGAAAAAAGAAGAAAATGGAAAAAATCTTTAAAAATAATAGGAGCAAAGGGAAATAATCTGAAAAATATAGATGTTGAAATCCCTTTAGGAGTAATGACAGTAGTTACTGGTGTAAGTGGAAGTGGAAAATCTACACTTATTAATCATACTCTGTTTCCAGCACTTTTTAATAAATTGAATAAAGGAAAGCTATATCCTTTAGAGTATAAAGAAATAAAGGGAATAGAGGAACTTGAAAAAGTCATAAACATTGACCAGAGTCCAATAGGTAGAACTCCAAGATCTAATCCAGCTACCTATACTAAGCTTTTTGATGATATAAGAACTATTTTTGCTGAAACAAAAGATGCCAAACTGCATGGATTTACAAAGGGAAGATTCTCTTTCAATGTAAAAGGTGGAAGATGTGAAGCATGTCAAGGAGCAGGAATAATCAAAATAGAAATGAATTTTCTTCCAGATGTATATGTAGAGTGTGAAGTGTGTAAAGGTAAAAGATATAATAAAGAAACACTAGATGTATACTATAAAGGAAAAAATATTTCTGATGTATTAAATATGAGTGTAAGAGAAGCTTATGAATTTTTTAAAGCAGTACCATCTCTTGAAAGAAAACTTAAAGTACTTATAGATGTGGGACTGGACTATATTAAATTAGGTCAACCTGCGACTACTCTTTCAGGAGGAGAGGCACAGAGAATAAAACTTGCAACTGAGCTTTCTAAAATGACAAAAGGTAAAACAATATACATTTTAGATGAACCTACTACTGGATTGCACTTTGAAGATATAAGAAAACTTTTAGAGGTGCTGGATAGACTGGTAGAAAAGGGAAATACAGTAGTTATCATAGAACATAATCTAGATGTTATCAAAACAGCAGACCATATAATAGATATAGGTCCTGACGGTGGAGATAGAGGTGGAACTGTAGTGGCTTGTGGAACTCCAGAAGAAATATCTGATGTAGAAGAAAGCTATACTGCTGTATATATAGACAGAATGTTGAAAGGTGCAGGAAGAAAAGAAAATAAAAAAGTTCAAAAGAAAAAAGCTAAAATAACACCAGTATCTGATGAAACTATGCTGGAAGTTACAGGAAAAAAGGAAAATAAGAAAACAAAAAAGAAAGCAGCTAAAGTAGTTACAGCATTTGATGAAACTATACTAGAAGCTGCTGAAGAAGTGCCTGTAATAGATTATGAAGAGAAGCCTAAAAAAAGAGGAAGAAAAAAGAAAGAGGAGCTGGGGAAATAGATGTATGAATATTTGAGAGGAAAAGTAGAATATAAGAAACCAGATTATCTGGCATTAGATGTAAATGGTGTAGGTTACAAAGTAAATATATCTTTGAGAACTTATGATTTTATCAATGCTGGAGAAGAGGTAAAGCTATATATCTATAACTATATAAAAGAAGATGCTTTTAAATTAATAGGTTTTTTAGAAGAAAGAGAAAGAAATCTTTTTGAAATGCTTCTTGGAGTAAAGGGAATAGGAGTATCTTTAGCTCTTTCAGTAATGTCTACTTTTGATATAGATACAATAAGAGATCTGGTAGCGACAGATGACTATAATAATCTCAAAAGAGTTCCTAAGCTAGGAGAAAAAAAATCTCAACAGTTAATTTTAGATTTAAAAAGTAAGTTAAAAACATTAGATGCTCTTTCTATAGACACAAGAAATGATGATGCAGCAAGACATCTCATGATAGAAGAGGAACTTATTTCTGCTCTGGAAGGATTGGGGTATAGTAAAAAAGAGATAAATACTCTTATCACTAGAGAAGAACTTAAAAGTTTCAAAACTATTGAAGAAGCTATAAAAGGAGTTCTAAAAAAAGTTAATTATTAATTTTGGGAGGTATAAATTATGGAATACAAAGAACTATTTGAAACAGGAATGTCATTTGATACTTTTTTTAATATAGCTAGTGCATCTGAAAAGGATAAAATGAAAGAAATAGCTTCAGTAGTAAAAATAAAAGATGAGTATATTGAAAGAATAAAGAAAATAGATAAAAAATATAATTTTTTATTAAGTGCAGAATCATGGTGCCCATATGTTCGTGCAACAGTTCCAGTACTTATGAAAATGATAGAGTTTAATCCTAATATAAAATTAAGTATAATAACAGAAGGAAGAGGATTTAAATTTTTAAGAGAAAAATTAGGAATACCTGAAGAAAAATATGTAGTACCTACTCTAGCTATACTTGATGAAAATTTTAATTTTGCTGCTAGATATATAGGAAGACCAAGTAAATATAGAAATATAGGATTTGAAAATGTAAGTAGTGAATATTTTAAAGGACATCGTTCTGATGATATTGTAGAAGAAATATTGGAAAGAATGGGATACTAAATAATTAAATATTTAAATAAGTGAGGAACCTTAAAATAATTAGGGTTCCTTTTTTTATGCCTGAAAATAAATTTTAATAGTATATAAAATTCTTAATATTAATATTATTTTCTTGAATATAAAGAAAAATATATAGTTTTTTTTAATAAGATAAAAACTAAGAATAAACATTGGAAAAATAATCGTATTTCAACTATGAAATGGAAATGTAATGGTAGAGAAGAAGGAGGAATAAATATATGAAAAATAACTGTATGAATAAAAAAATAATATATTGTAAAAAATATAAAATGTAGATAAAAAAATAGAAAATTTAAAAAATAAAAATACAGAAAAAGTATGATTCTATATGTGAAAAAGAAATATTTATAATGAACAAAGACTGGAAATATAAGAAAGGTAGAAAAATAGGAAAACCCTAAAAATAAAGGGGCCAAAAAATGACTTCTTAAAAAATAAGAGGTTAAGAGCAATAAAAGTTCGCATTATTACAATAAGGCGCCCTGTGAAAATGTTTTTAGATTTTTAATTCTAAAACTTTTTAGAATTATAGATTAGTATAGAAAATGATACTACTAAAACGGAAGAATGTCAATACCAAAAAGGGTATAATTTGACATTTTTAAGAAATGTTAGAACGATTTTACTGAGATTTGGTGGCAAAAAGTTCTCTTATTGTAATAATGCGAACTTTTCCAAATTTTGTGAAAGTAGTAATTTTTACAAATTTTTAAAATTGACACTAAATTTTAAAAGTTAGAAAAATATAGAAATCAAAATTTGGAAAATACATAGAATAAAAATGAATATTCGTGAAAAAATATTGTCTAAATTCAACTATTTTTAATTATTATTACTAAATGTAAGTTTTAGATAAAAAATATTACAAAATATATAAAACTAACAAGTTTAGAACAATAAAAAATATAAAGTGAAAAAACCATAAAAAAGAAATAATTTGAAATGAAAGTCGAGGAGCTAGGGGAAAGTGAAAAGACAAAGTCCAAAAATTTTAATGATAGGATTACAATTTCTATTTTATTTATTAATAAACAGTTTTTTTAAAGTACCAGCCTACATTGCATATAACACTTTCTTTATCTACCTTCTTTTGAATATTACTAAAAAAATGCATTCCTTTAAAACTATACTCATTTGGGAGGAAGTTAAGAAACAACTTTATGTACATATAGAGTATTTAGCAATCATGATTATTAATGATATAGCTTTTTGTGGTGTTGAATATATACCTGTTCATTTAATAATAGGAGTAACATTTACGTTTTTTAATCTTTTGATAATTAGTCTTATAAGAAAAATTTTTAGAAGAACATTAGAAAAAAGGTTGATAATAATAGGAATAGGGCATACAGCAAGAGAACTTACTCAAGTAATAAAAGAGAATGATTTTACTATGTATAATCTTTTAGGTTATATAAGTGCAAATACTTTAAAAGGAATAAATCAAGATATTTTAATAGAGAAAAGTAAAATATTGGGAGATTGTAATGATATAGAAAGAATTATTATAGAAAATAATGTGAGCGAAGTGATAATAGCCCTTCCATTAGCAGATAATAACCAAATGGCAGAAATAATAAATAAACTTGATGGAAAGGTAGAAAGAATAAAATTTACTCCAGAATTAAATGGAACATATACTTTCAATTCTGAGATAGAGGATTATGATGGAATAATGCTGATATCTTCATACAATGGAATGAATAAAACAATAAATAGATTCCTGAAAAGAAGTTTTGATATTGTAGCTAGATTAGTAGGCTGTATAGTTTTAGGAATACTTTATTTAATATATGCACCAAAAATAAAGAAAGATGGAGGAAAAGCAATCTTTTATCATACAAGGATAGGAAAGGATTTAAAGTCTTTTAAGATGTATAAGTTTAGAACTATGTATGTTGATGCAGAGAAAAGATTGGAAGAGATGTTATCTAAAGATGAAAAACTTAGAGAAGAATATTATAAGAATTTTAAACTTAAAGATGATCCAAGAATAACAGAAGTAGGAAAATTTTTAAGAAAAACATCATTAGATGAATTTCCGCAATTTATAAATGTAATAAAAGGTGAAATGTCATTTGTAGGACCAAGGCCAGTAGTACAAAAAGAAGTAGATATGTACTATGGTGAAGAAAATAGCAGAAAGATATTTATGGTAAAGCCAGGGATAACAGGAATGTGGCAGGCAAATGGAAGGTCAGATGTAGAGAACTATGATGAGAGAATAGCGCTGGATCTTTACTATATAAGAAACTGGTCATTATGGCTGGATGTAACAATAACAATAAAAACAATAAAAAATGTTATTGGGAAAAAGGGGGCATATTGATGGAAAATAAGAAAATTTCAATAATAGTTCCTATATATAATGGAGAAATTTATATAAAAAATTAGTAGAAAAACTCAAAGAGCAAAAAGGTAATTTTTCTATTGAGTTAATAGCATTGGTAAGCTTTTCAAAAGATAAAAGTTTAGAAATATCAAAAGAATTATTTGATAAAGTTTTAGAGGTTAAAAAGTTTAATCATGCTAAAACAAGACATGAAGGAGCATTAATAGCTGAAGGGGATATATTAGTTTTTATAACACAAGATATACTACCTTATGATAATAGTTGGTTAAAAGAATTAGTTAACCCCTTAAATGAAAACATAGTTGCAGCTTTTTCAAAACAAATAGCATATCAAGAACATTCAGAAATAGAGAAAATTATTAGAGAATTTAATTATCTTGATAAAAATAGAATTTCTAATAAGCAAAATGAAAAAGTAAATGGAAGAAAAAATATATTCTATAGTGATGCTTCTTCAGCAATACTAAAAACAGAATTTTTTAAATTAGGAGGGTATGATTTTTTTACTCCAACAAGTGAAGATGTATATTTAGCCTCTAAAATAATAAAAAATGGGAAATCATTTATTTATACAGCTGAAAGTAAAATATGGCATTCACATCAATTATCTTTAAAGGAGACCTATAAAAGATATAAAGATATAGGAAAATTTGAAAAATTATTTGAAAAAGAAATAGATTTTTCAAAGACAGAGAGTGAAGGGAAAAAATTATTGATATATATGATAAAAGAATTAATAAAAAGAAGAAAAATATTTGAATTAATATATCTACCATTTGATATTGGAACTAGATGGATAGGATATAAAGTAGGGAGAAAATTATGAAAAAACTTTTATATATATCAACTTTTTTACCAAGTAAAAAAAATAAATTTCCTTCTGCTGGGTCTAATACAACATTAAGTAATATAAAGAATCTTCATAAAAATGGTTATAAAATTGATTTTTGTTCTTTAGTTAATTTAAAAGAATATAAAGATAAAATGTTTTATGAAAATGAATGTATAGAAAATTTAATTATATTTAAAATCTCTATTTTTAAAAAATAGTTAATTTAATTTGGAATTTTCAATTACCAATTTTATGTTCTGTAAGATATGACAGGAGATTAAAAAAATTTTTAAAAGGAAATTCTCAAAATTATGATTTAATTATTCTTGATTTTACTCAAAATATTAATTATTTGAAAGATATAAAGGAAACAAAAAAATATTAGTAGAGCATGATGTATCTTTTCAAGCTTTTGAAAGAAAAATGAATAATGAAAAAATTATTTGAGGAAATTATTTTATAGGTTTGAATATAAAAGATTGAAAAAATATGAAGAAACAATGCTTGGAAAATTTGATCTAGTTATAGTTCAGAATGATAAAGATTATAAACTTATAGAGGGAAAAAATAGAAATATTAAAATATTGAAACCATTTTTTAATAAATTTCTAATAGAGCCTAGAAAGAGAAATAAAGAAATAAATATTGGATTTTTTGGTGCTATGAATAGAGTTGAAAATGAAGAAGCAGTTATTTTTTTTCTGGATAAAATTTGGAAAAAAATTCAAAAAAGAATATTTATTTTTATATTATAGGAGCAAATCCAAGTGAGAAATTAAAAAAAGTAGTTAGTAATTATTCTAATGTTATTTTAACTGGATTTATTGAAAAGGTAGAAGAATATTTTTCGATTTTGGATATAGGTGTAATTCCTTTGTTAAGAGGAGCAGGAATAAAAATAAAGACTGTAGAAATGTTGTATTCAGAAATTCCTATTGTATCGACTAAGATAGGTGTTGAAGGAATTTTAGTAGAAGATGAAAAAGATTATTTACTTGCTAATAGTGCTGAAGAATTTATAAAAGAAATAAATTCATTAATAGAAAATAAAAATTTATATGAAAAAATAAAAAATAATCTTAAGGAAAAAAAGAAAAATTAATTATTGGAAAAACAATTTCTGAATTATTAATGTTTGAGGAGAATAATTATGATAATACGATCTAAAGCACCTTTAAGACTTGGGTTAGCTGGAGGAGGGACTGATGTATCACCATATTGTGATGAATATGGTGGAGTTGTACTTAATGTGACAGTAGATATGTATGCCTATTGTACAATTGAGCCCACTGATGATAATAAAATAATTTTTAATTCAACTGATAGACATGAAATGTTTGAGGGAGAAAGTAAGAATTATTTAAAAATAGATAATAATCTTATACTTCATAAGGGTGTATATAATAAAATTGTTGAAAAATATAATTATGGAAAGCCATTATCTTTTAAAATGACAACATATTCAGATGCACCAGCAGGTTCGGGATTAGGGTCATCTTCAACAATGGTAGTAGCTATAATAAAAGCATATATGGAATGGTTAAATTTACCATTAGGTGAATATGATATAGCTAATTTAGCATATGAAATAGAAAGAATAGATTTGAACTTAAGTGGAGGAAAGCAAGATCAATTTTCTGCTACATTTGGTGGATTTAACTTTATGGAATTTTATGAAGAAAATAGAGTTATAGTAAATCCATTAAGGTTGAAAAAATGGATAAAAAATGAAATAGAAAATTCACTTATTCTGTATTATACAGGAACTTCAAGAGAATCTGCAAAAATAATTGATGAGCAAATCAAAAATGTAAAAGAAAAGTCTGAAAAAAGTTTAGAAGGAATGCATGAATTAAAGGAATCAGCCATTGAGATGAAAAATGCTATTTTAAGAGGAGATTTTAAGAAAGTTGCTGAATGTTTAAAAGAAGGCTGGGTATCTAAAAAAAAGATGTCAAATGCGATTTCCAATGATTTTATAAATGAAACTTATGATTTTATAATGAATAATGGTGGAAAAGCAGCTAAGGTATCAGGTGCAGGTGGTGGAGGCTTTATGATGATACTCTGTGATCCTAAAGAAAGATATGGTCTTATAGAAAAATTGAGGAAAAGAGAGGGAAAAGTTATATTAGCACAATTTTCAGAAAAAGGAGCACAGGCTTGGACTTTATATGAATAAGAGGTGTATAGAATTGAAAAAATCTACAAAGATATTAATAGAAAATTTAATTGTGAGATTTCCTAAATTATCTAAAATTATCTAATTGTAAGGAAGAAATAGAAAATTCAATATTAGAAATAGTAAATTGCTATAAAAATAAAGGTAAACTGTTAATTTGTGGCAATGGTGGAAGTGCCTCAGATTCTTTACATATAGTGGGAGAACTTATGAAAAGTTTTGTACTTTCAAGAAAATTAGAAAATAAATATATAGATAAAATTAAAAATATATTTCCACAAGAAGCAGAATATTTTATAAATAATTTACAAAGTTCATTACCTGCCATAGCTTTAGTGAGTGAAACTTCATTGATAACAGCTTATAGCAATGATAATAATTCTGAACTTGTTTTTGCTCAACAGGTATTAGGATATGGAAATGAAGGAGATATATTAATAGCTATAAGCACATCTGGAAATTCAAAGAATGTTATTTATGCTTCTCAAATATCTAAAGTTAAAGGGATGAAAGTAATTTCCTTGACAGGGAAGCTTGGAGGAGAATTAAAAGATATATCAGATATAAATATAAATGTTGAAGAAAAAGAAACATATATTATTCAAGAGTATCATTTATCTATTTATCACACTTTATGTTTAGAAGTAGAAAATGAAATATTTGGGGAGGAATAAAAATTGGAAGCAATAGTATTAGCTGGAGGTTTTGGAACAAGATTGAAAGAAGTGGTATCAGATGTTCCTAAACCAATGGCTCCAGTGAATGGAAAACCTTTCTTAGAATATTTATTAAAAGATTTAAGTAAAAAAGGAATAAAGCATGTTATTTTAGCTGTTGGTTATAAAAAAGAAATAATAAAAGAATATTTTAAAAATAAATATGAAGATATAGAAATAACATATTCAGAAGAATTAGTGCCTTTAGGAACAGGGGGAGCTATAAAGAAAGCTTTAAAATTAGTAAAAGAAGAAGATGTTTTTATAGTTAATGGAGATACTTTCTTTGATGTTGATTTAAAAGGAATGAAAGAATTTCATACTGAAAATAAAAGTATCTTAACAGTAGCAGTAAAAGAAATGGAAAATTTTGATAGATATGGTTCTTTAGTAATAAAAGAAAATAGAATAATAGAATTTGAAGAAAAAAAGAAGAAAGATAAAGGGAAAATAAATGGAGGAATATATCTAATAAAAAAAGACTTATTGAGTAGGATGGAAAAAGAAAATTTTTCATTTGAAAAAGAGGTATTAGAAGATAAAAAAGTAGAAAAGTATTCATATGAAAGTGAAGGTTATTTTATAGATATAGGAATACCTGAAGATTATTTTAAAATAAGAAAGCAATTTGTTGTAATTTAAAAGGAGAATTTAATGGATATTTCTATAATAATTATTAATTATAATAAATTCAATAATAGAGAAAACTGAAAGAATAAAATATAGAAAAAGGATAAAAAATGAAATATATATGTTTGTATTTTTGGGTAATTACAATTGGAATATTATATCTGAATAAAAATGATATGAATATAATAAGATTAATATTTTTAATATTGACCTTATTTTCTGGGTTTAGATATTATGTTGGAGTGGATTATCCAATGTATATGAAAATATTTTCTTATATAAAAAATAACATTAGTAATTATGAAGTCACGAGATTAGAAAAAGGTTATTATTTTTTAACAAAATTTATTGTTAATATAAATGGAACCCAACAACTAGTTTTTCTAATAATAGCATTTTTTACAAACTATTTAATATATAAAAGTATAAAAAGAGAATCAAGCAATATATTGATGTCTACATTTATTTATTTTTTGGTAGGAGCGTATTATTCTGCTGGGTTCAATTTAATTAGGTAAGTTATGGCAATTAGTATATTTTTTATTCAATTATTTTTATAAAGCAAAAAAAATAATGAAATATTTTTTAGGTATAATTTTAGGAGGATTATTTCATAAAAGTTGTTTTTTATTATTACCATTATATTGGATATTAAATTTAAAATATAATAAATTTATAAAAATCATTTTATTTTTTATTACAATAGCTTTTAATTTTTTATTGCCTAAACTATATGAAATATTAGGGTATGGTCAATATACAAAATTGAAATATGAAGCAACAACCAATTTTATAACATTATTTCTATTTTTTATTTTAGCATTATTAATAGAAATATTTTCAAAAAAAATTTTGTTAGATAATGTAAGTAAAAATATAAATTATTTCACAATACTCTTAACTTTAACTATTTTTATTAATGAAAAAACATTTCCTACAATGAATCAAGTATTTGTACGAATGAGTTCATATTTTACTTTTTATTATATTATTTTAATTCCACAATTATTGAAATCTGCAATAAAAAAATATTCACTAGCATTAAATCTAATTTTTTTTATTTGTATTTCAATTTTATATTTTAAAACCTTTTTATTACAGCTTCCAATTTATAAATATAATTTTATTTTATTTGAGTTTTAATAAAAAAATAAGGAGATAATTTTAATGAAGATAATAACATACTATTTGCCACAATTTCACGAAATTGAAGAAAATAATCTTTGGTGGGGAAAAGGTTTTACAGAATGGACAAATGTAAAAAATGGGAAAAAATTATTTAAAGAGCATAGTCAACCATTAAAACCATTAAATAATAATTATTATAATTTGCTAAATAAAGAAACAGTAGAATGGCAGAGTAAACTAGGAAATGAATATGGAATATATGGATTTTGTTATTATCACTATTGGTTTAAAGGAAAAAAAATATTAGAGAAACCAGCAGAAAATTTACTTGAATGGAAGGAAATAAAGCAAAATTTCTGTTTTTGTTGGGCTAATCATTCTTGGAAAAAAACTTGGAATGGATTAAATGAAATCCTTATAAAACAGGAATATGGAGAAGAAGAAGATTGGCAAGAACACTTTAATTATTTAGCCCCATTTTTTTTAGATAAAAGATATATAAAAATAGATGAAAAACCAGTGTTTATAATATACCAATCAGAAGATATTTTAAAGTTTGATGAAATGATAGATTTTTTTAATAAAGCATGTAAAAAAA
Above is a window of Fusobacterium varium DNA encoding:
- the uvrA_2 gene encoding Excinuclease ABC subunit A, translated to MKLTNKQEMIAKEILKEIRERLTFMINVGLDYLNLARETKTLSGGEAQRIRLATQIGSGLTGVLYVLDEPSIGLHQKDNDKLLATLGRLKDLGNTLIVVEHDEDTMLQADEILDLGPGAGDFGGEIVAYGSPKEVMENKESITGKYLKGELKIDIPEKRRKWKKSLKIIGAKGNNLKNIDVEIPLGVMTVVTGVSGSGKSTLINHTLFPALFNKLNKGKLYPLEYKEIKGIEELEKVINIDQSPIGRTPRSNPATYTKLFDDIRTIFAETKDAKLHGFTKGRFSFNVKGGRCEACQGAGIIKIEMNFLPDVYVECEVCKGKRYNKETLDVYYKGKNISDVLNMSVREAYEFFKAVPSLERKLKVLIDVGLDYIKLGQPATTLSGGEAQRIKLATELSKMTKGKTIYILDEPTTGLHFEDIRKLLEVLDRLVEKGNTVVIIEHNLDVIKTADHIIDIGPDGGDRGGTVVACGTPEEISDVEESYTAVYIDRMLKGAGRKENKKVQKKKAKITPVSDETMLEVTGKKENKKTKKKAAKVVTAFDETILEAAEEVPVIDYEEKPKKRGRKKKEELGK
- the ruvA gene encoding Holliday junction ATP-dependent DNA helicase RuvA, with translation MYEYLRGKVEYKKPDYLALDVNGVGYKVNISLRTYDFINAGEEVKLYIYNYIKEDAFKLIGFLEERERNLFEMLLGVKGIGVSLALSVMSTFDIDTIRDLVATDDYNNLKRVPKLGEKKSQQLILDLKSKLKTLDALSIDTRNDDAARHLMIEEELISALEGLGYSKKEINTLITREELKSFKTIEEAIKGVLKKVNY
- the wcaJ_1 gene encoding Putative colanic biosynthesis UDP-glucose lipid carrier transferase, with the protein product MKRQSPKILMIGLQFLFYLLINSFFKVPAYIAYNTFFIYLLLNITKKMHSFKTILIWEEVKKQLYVHIEYLAIMIINDIAFCGVEYIPVHLIIGVTFTFFNLLIISLIRKIFRRTLEKRLIIIGIGHTARELTQVIKENDFTMYNLLGYISANTLKGINQDILIEKSKILGDCNDIERIIIENNVSEVIIALPLADNNQMAEIINKLDGKVERIKFTPELNGTYTFNSEIEDYDGIMLISSYNGMNKTINRFLKRSFDIVARLVGCIVLGILYLIYAPKIKKDGGKAIFYHTRIGKDLKSFKMYKFRTMYVDAEKRLEEMLSKDEKLREEYYKNFKLKDDPRITEVGKFLRKTSLDEFPQFINVIKGEMSFVGPRPVVQKEVDMYYGEENSRKIFMVKPGITGMWQANGRSDVENYDERIALDLYYIRNWSLWLDVTITIKTIKNVIGKKGAY
- a CDS encoding mycofactocin system glycosyltransferase; the encoded protein is MVSFSKDKSLEISKELFDKVLEVKKFNHAKTRHEGALIAEGDILVFITQDILPYDNSWLKELVNPLNENIVAAFSKQIAYQEHSEIEKIIREFNYLDKNRISNKQNEKVNGRKNIFYSDASSAILKTEFFKLGGYDFFTPTSEDVYLASKIIKNGKSFIYTAESKIWHSHQLSLKETYKRYKDIGKFEKLFEKEIDFSKTESEGKKLLIYMIKELIKRRKIFELIYLPFDIGTRWIGYKVGRKL
- a CDS encoding bifunctional fucokinase/L-fucose-1-P-guanylyltransferase; its protein translation is MIIRSKAPLRLGLAGGGTDVSPYCDEYGGVVLNVTVDMYAYCTIEPTDDNKIIFNSTDRHEMFEGESKNYLKIDNNLILHKGVYNKIVEKYNYGKPLSFKMTTYSDAPAGSGLGSSSTMVVAIIKAYMEWLNLPLGEYDIANLAYEIERIDLNLSGGKQDQFSATFGGFNFMEFYEENRVIVNPLRLKKWIKNEIENSLILYYTGTSRESAKIIDEQIKNVKEKSEKSLEGMHELKESAIEMKNAILRGDFKKVAECLKEGWVSKKKMSNAISNDFINETYDFIMNNGGKAAKVSGAGGGGFMMILCDPKERYGLIEKLRKREGKVILAQFSEKGAQAWTLYE
- the gmhA_1 gene encoding Phosphoheptose isomerase, which translates into the protein MKSFVLSRKLENKYIDKIKNIFPQEAEYFINNLQSSLPAIALVSETSLITAYSNDNNSELVFAQQVLGYGNEGDILIAISTSGNSKNVIYASQISKVKGMKVISLTGKLGGELKDISDININVEEKETYIIQEYHLSIYHTLCLEVENEIFGEE
- the rfbF_1 gene encoding Glucose-1-phosphate cytidylyltransferase, which gives rise to MEAIVLAGGFGTRLKEVVSDVPKPMAPVNGKPFLEYLLKDLSKKGIKHVILAVGYKKEIIKEYFKNKYEDIEITYSEELVPLGTGGAIKKALKLVKEEDVFIVNGDTFFDVDLKGMKEFHTENKSILTVAVKEMENFDRYGSLVIKENRIIEFEEKKKKDKGKINGGIYLIKKDLLSRMEKENFSFEKEVLEDKKVEKYSYESEGYFIDIGIPEDYFKIRKQFVVI